Proteins encoded together in one Deltaproteobacteria bacterium window:
- the glmU gene encoding bifunctional UDP-N-acetylglucosamine diphosphorylase/glucosamine-1-phosphate N-acetyltransferase GlmU gives MSIAVLLLAAGAGTRMKSEVPKVLHPVGGKPLISYPLDLCRRLRVTPIVLVIGKKNGAVRKGVSDLGPGRVTFAVQDSPLGTAHAVQMGLKALKNFNGDVLILCGDMPLLKKSTLENLIRTHREKNAVLTFVTAVLPDPFGYGRVLRTSRGEPCAIVEEKDADEDQRKIAEINTGVYLINGPFLKEKLKQIENKNIKREYYLTDLVGLAFHEQKTLATVTVADPADGLGVNTQEDLTCVSRWINRERVKLLMAEGVRFSGFENVVIDAGVRIGAGTLVEAPVSLRGKTVIGKHCLVEPGSMIKDSVLDDFVTIKASSYIEKSRIEKGATIGPFAHLRSKARIGPGAKVGNFVEVKKSKIGKGSKANHLSYIGDALIGKGVNVGAGTITCNYDGFNKYKTVLEDDVFVGSDTQFVAPVRIGRGAVIGAGSTITKNVKPRSLALTRPPQVEIKNWAKKQRKKKK, from the coding sequence ATGTCAATCGCTGTTCTCCTTCTTGCCGCCGGGGCCGGGACCCGGATGAAGTCGGAAGTTCCCAAGGTTCTTCATCCGGTGGGGGGAAAACCGCTTATCTCTTATCCGCTCGACCTCTGCAGGCGATTGCGCGTCACACCCATTGTTCTGGTCATCGGCAAAAAGAATGGGGCGGTCCGCAAGGGGGTTTCCGACCTCGGCCCTGGGCGCGTCACCTTTGCCGTTCAGGATTCTCCCCTGGGGACGGCCCATGCGGTGCAGATGGGGTTGAAGGCCCTGAAAAACTTTAACGGAGATGTCTTGATCCTTTGCGGCGACATGCCGCTTCTCAAAAAATCGACGCTGGAAAATCTTATCCGGACGCACCGCGAAAAAAACGCCGTATTGACCTTTGTCACCGCTGTTCTGCCCGATCCTTTCGGTTATGGACGGGTCCTTCGCACTTCACGGGGCGAGCCGTGCGCCATTGTCGAGGAGAAAGATGCCGATGAAGATCAGCGAAAAATCGCGGAAATCAATACAGGCGTCTATCTGATCAACGGTCCTTTTCTCAAGGAGAAATTAAAACAGATCGAAAACAAAAATATCAAAAGGGAATATTATCTCACCGATCTTGTCGGTCTGGCTTTTCACGAGCAGAAAACTCTCGCCACCGTAACGGTTGCCGATCCGGCGGATGGGCTGGGGGTTAATACGCAGGAGGACCTGACATGCGTCAGCAGGTGGATCAACCGCGAACGAGTCAAGTTGTTGATGGCCGAGGGCGTCCGATTTTCCGGTTTCGAAAATGTGGTTATCGATGCCGGTGTTCGCATCGGGGCGGGGACGCTCGTTGAGGCCCCTGTTTCTCTTCGGGGAAAAACGGTCATCGGCAAACATTGCCTTGTTGAACCGGGATCGATGATCAAAGATTCGGTCCTGGACGATTTCGTCACCATCAAGGCCTCGTCTTACATCGAAAAAAGCCGGATCGAAAAGGGGGCGACGATCGGCCCTTTTGCGCACTTGAGGTCGAAGGCCCGGATCGGCCCTGGCGCCAAAGTCGGCAATTTTGTGGAGGTCAAAAAATCCAAAATCGGCAAAGGCTCCAAGGCCAATCATCTATCCTACATCGGCGATGCCTTGATCGGCAAAGGGGTAAACGTCGGTGCCGGCACCATCACCTGCAACTACGACGGCTTCAATAAATACAAAACCGTTCTCGAAGACGACGTTTTTGTCGGGAGCGACACCCAGTTTGTCGCCCCTGTCCGCATTGGCCGTGGGGCCGTTATCGGCGCCGGCTCCACCATCACCAAAAACGTCAAACCGCGTAGTCTGGCCCTCACACGTCCCCCCCAAGTGGAGATCAAAAACTGGGCAAAAAAACAGAGGAAAAAGAAAAAATAG
- a CDS encoding L,D-transpeptidase family protein: MQGAKITAVSLFFSVWFSSLFVRAEGVSPKLIINIPARQVSLYNEDQLIDRFPIAVGSPVYKTPIGPRNLTMIVWNPWWFPPPSPWAKGAKPEPPGPQNPLGVVKMDMGEAIFLHGTNNESSIGRPASHGCMRMKNADARNLAWWLQTHLTEKTNPILLDEYGKKRGQSYTVKLPSPVPVEIEYDVLKITGDTVAAHPDFYGRAGEREKAVETLLETKGLNLQQVYEAAYEKLIRTSEVRSVEVPLKELFPGTLTSCYAPIPDPVDEAWRAKKHLPEPMLYSNLPPNFTFLF, from the coding sequence ATGCAAGGGGCCAAAATCACTGCAGTTTCTCTGTTTTTTTCGGTCTGGTTTTCTTCCCTTTTCGTCCGGGCCGAGGGGGTAAGTCCTAAACTCATCATCAACATCCCCGCCCGCCAGGTTTCCTTATATAATGAGGATCAACTCATTGATCGTTTCCCGATTGCCGTCGGGTCTCCGGTTTACAAAACCCCGATCGGTCCGAGAAATCTCACGATGATTGTCTGGAACCCCTGGTGGTTTCCCCCTCCCAGCCCCTGGGCCAAGGGGGCAAAGCCGGAACCGCCGGGGCCTCAAAATCCTCTCGGCGTGGTCAAGATGGACATGGGGGAGGCGATTTTTTTGCATGGCACCAACAACGAATCATCCATCGGCCGACCGGCCTCGCACGGTTGCATGCGGATGAAAAACGCTGACGCCCGAAATCTGGCCTGGTGGCTACAAACGCATCTCACCGAAAAAACCAATCCGATATTGCTGGATGAATACGGTAAAAAACGGGGACAGAGTTATACGGTCAAACTTCCCTCTCCTGTCCCGGTTGAAATTGAGTATGATGTCCTCAAAATCACCGGCGATACGGTTGCGGCGCATCCCGATTTTTACGGCAGAGCAGGAGAGCGGGAAAAGGCGGTGGAGACGCTTCTTGAGACAAAGGGGTTGAATCTTCAGCAGGTCTATGAGGCGGCCTACGAAAAGCTGATCAGGACCTCGGAAGTCCGGTCCGTTGAAGTACCCCTTAAAGAGTTGTTCCCCGGCACTCTCACTTCATGTTATGCCCCGATTCCCGATCCGGTGGATGAGGCGTGGAGGGCCAAAAAACATTTGCCCGAGCCAATGCTGTATTCAAATCTCCCCCCGAATTTTACTTTCCTTTTCTAG
- the glmS gene encoding glutamine--fructose-6-phosphate transaminase (isomerizing), translated as MCGIVGYIGYREVTPVLLEGLKRLEYRGYDSAGIAVVNDHHVSIRRAEGKLSQLVARIGQQTPPGHAGIGHTRWATHGKPSEKNAHPHQAGRVVLVHNGIVENYHSLKEELTAAGVRLKSETDTEIICHVINRHLKKNVPFFPAFQKALSELEGTYALAVLDLEEPDKVYAAKKGSPLVVGLGENENFVASDIPAVLPYTKKVVFLEDDEMAVLTGRSVSVLGKNGKEIKKSAKEIQWSAEMAEKGGYKHFMLKEIFEQPRAVGDTLIGRVLKGSEKINLGVIDPVLGKGKFPFFNRFYLVACGTSWHAAMAGKYFIEAIAKIPVSVDTASEFRYREPFIDRKTLLLVISQSGETADTLACAQEARRKGAKVISICNAIDSGIPRAAHATLYTNAGPEIGVASTKAFTTQLTLLLMLSLYLGKKNGWLKPSYIKRAVNQLIRLPYLMEKVLGHSDGIAAIAGKFYRHRDFYFIARGVHHPIALEGALKLKEISYIHAEGYSAGEMKHGPIALIEPGAPVVALAPQDRVCEKMISNIEEVQARGARVIAIATEGDLRFEKKCDSVFYVPKSEWYLTPILASLPLQLLAYYVADLKGTDVDQPRNLAKSVTVE; from the coding sequence ATGTGCGGGATCGTCGGCTACATCGGCTATCGCGAAGTAACCCCTGTTCTTCTCGAGGGCTTGAAAAGGCTCGAATACCGCGGCTACGATTCGGCGGGAATTGCCGTGGTCAATGACCACCACGTGTCGATCCGCCGGGCTGAGGGGAAACTGTCGCAGTTGGTGGCCCGCATTGGGCAACAAACGCCTCCGGGCCATGCAGGAATCGGCCACACGCGCTGGGCCACGCACGGAAAACCCTCGGAGAAAAACGCCCATCCCCACCAGGCGGGGCGGGTTGTCCTGGTGCACAACGGCATTGTCGAAAATTATCATTCCCTGAAAGAAGAGCTGACCGCCGCAGGCGTCCGCCTCAAGTCCGAAACCGACACCGAGATCATCTGTCATGTCATCAACCGCCATCTGAAAAAAAATGTCCCCTTCTTTCCGGCCTTTCAAAAGGCGTTGTCCGAGCTGGAGGGGACCTATGCCCTCGCCGTTCTGGATTTGGAGGAGCCGGACAAGGTCTACGCCGCCAAAAAGGGTTCGCCTCTGGTGGTGGGGCTTGGGGAAAACGAAAACTTTGTCGCCTCCGATATCCCCGCGGTTCTCCCCTATACCAAAAAGGTGGTTTTTCTCGAAGACGATGAAATGGCGGTGCTGACCGGCCGAAGTGTTTCAGTGCTGGGGAAAAATGGAAAAGAAATAAAAAAGTCAGCCAAAGAAATCCAGTGGAGCGCCGAGATGGCCGAAAAAGGGGGATACAAGCATTTCATGCTGAAGGAAATCTTTGAACAGCCGCGCGCCGTCGGGGATACGCTGATCGGTCGTGTCCTTAAGGGGAGTGAAAAAATAAATCTGGGCGTTATCGATCCGGTTCTTGGAAAGGGGAAATTTCCTTTCTTCAACCGTTTTTACCTTGTCGCCTGCGGGACCAGCTGGCATGCGGCGATGGCGGGAAAATATTTCATCGAGGCGATCGCCAAAATTCCGGTCAGTGTCGACACCGCCAGCGAGTTCCGCTACCGCGAGCCGTTTATCGACCGCAAAACGCTTCTTCTGGTCATCTCACAGTCGGGGGAGACGGCCGATACGCTCGCCTGCGCGCAGGAGGCGCGCAGGAAGGGGGCAAAGGTCATCTCGATCTGCAACGCCATCGATTCCGGCATCCCGCGTGCCGCTCATGCCACCCTTTACACGAACGCGGGGCCCGAAATCGGCGTGGCCTCCACGAAGGCCTTTACCACCCAGTTGACCCTTCTTTTGATGCTGTCGCTCTATCTGGGAAAGAAAAACGGATGGCTGAAACCTTCCTATATCAAAAGGGCGGTCAACCAGCTGATCCGCCTTCCTTATCTGATGGAGAAGGTGCTGGGGCACAGCGATGGAATCGCCGCCATCGCCGGAAAATTTTATCGGCATCGTGATTTTTATTTCATTGCCCGGGGGGTTCATCACCCCATCGCCCTCGAAGGGGCCCTCAAGCTTAAGGAAATCTCCTACATTCATGCCGAGGGATATTCGGCCGGCGAGATGAAGCATGGTCCCATCGCGCTTATCGAGCCGGGCGCCCCCGTGGTGGCCCTGGCTCCCCAGGATCGTGTCTGCGAAAAGATGATTTCGAATATCGAGGAGGTGCAGGCGCGCGGGGCTCGCGTTATTGCCATTGCCACCGAGGGGGACCTCCGGTTCGAAAAGAAATGCGACTCGGTTTTTTATGTTCCCAAATCGGAATGGTACCTTACACCGATTCTGGCGAGTCTCCCTTTGCAGTTGTTGGCGTATTACGTGGCTGATCTGAAAGGAACCGATGTGGATCAGCCGAGAAATTTGGCGAAGAGCGTCACAGTCGAATGA